The Streptomyces achromogenes DNA segment CCTTGATGACGAGCCCCAGCGGGACCGCGAAGGCGATCACGACCATCGTGGTGACCGCCAGACACACCTTGACCAGTGCCCATCTCATCGCGGCGGCTCCGCTCCCCCCAGGCCGCAGGCCGGCGGCTCCAGCTTCACGCCGACGCCCCGCAGCGTGCGCAGATAGCGCGGCCGCGCCGCCGTCTCGCCCAACTTGCGCCGCAGCCAGGACAGATGGACGTCGATGGTCTGGTCGTCGCCGTAGGACTGCTGCCACACCTCGGCCAGCAGTTCCCGGCGCGCGACCACGACCCCTGGCCGGCTCGCCAGGAACGCCAGCAGGTCGAACTCGCGGCGGGTCAGGTCGAGCCGTACGCCGTCCAGCTCGGCCTGACGGCGCAGCGGGTCCACGGTCAGCCCGCCGACCCGCAGGACGGTGGACGGCGCCGCCTCCCCGGCGCCGGCGCGGGAGCGCCGCAGCACGGCCGCCATCCGGGCCGACAGGTGTTCCACCGAGAACGGCTTGGTCAGATAGTCGTCCGCGCCCGCGTTGAGGAGCCGGACGATCTCCGACTCGTCGTCGCGCGCGGTGGCGATGATGACCGGCACGTCCGTGATGCCGCGCAGC contains these protein-coding regions:
- a CDS encoding response regulator transcription factor; the encoded protein is MASVLVVEDDQFVRSALIRHLTDAAHTVRSVGTALEALREVAHFSFDVVVLDLGLPDLDGSEALKMLRGITDVPVIIATARDDESEIVRLLNAGADDYLTKPFSVEHLSARMAAVLRRSRAGAGEAAPSTVLRVGGLTVDPLRRQAELDGVRLDLTRREFDLLAFLASRPGVVVARRELLAEVWQQSYGDDQTIDVHLSWLRRKLGETAARPRYLRTLRGVGVKLEPPACGLGGAEPPR